Proteins encoded by one window of Planctomycetia bacterium:
- a CDS encoding CpaF family protein — MINTPTIFTSQAPRVIDATEHEFQRVKSSLHEQLVESFDLSKITRVNRQQLSDEVRTMATTAFGNRKDLSKIDRNRLMDELMDEIFGFGPLEKLLKDPTITDILVNDAKTIYIERRGRLELTDVVFADDQHLIRIIQKIVAKLGRRIDESSPMVDARLPDGSRVNAVIPPLALDGPAVSIRRFGTDPLKIEDLLRYGSVLPEMVEFISAAIAARCSVLFSGGTGAGKTTLLNAFSRYIPEGERLVTIEDSAELILQHRHRIRMETRPANTEGIGAVTQRDLVRNSLRMRPDRIIVGEVRGPEVWDMLQAMNTGHEGSMTTIHANTARDALARLEMMVAMTGVELPISVIRQYAAAGINLVVHGSRLKGGPRRIMQVSEIVGIKDGQYVLEDIFGFEQTGVDAEGTAVGEFFATGYKPKCLTRMRAAGVSLNDSLFLPRRWKQ; from the coding sequence ATGATCAATACGCCGACCATCTTCACTTCCCAAGCGCCGCGCGTCATCGACGCCACGGAACACGAATTCCAACGCGTTAAGTCTTCGCTGCACGAACAACTCGTCGAGTCGTTCGATCTGTCGAAGATCACGCGCGTGAATCGCCAGCAGTTGTCGGACGAAGTCCGCACGATGGCGACCACGGCTTTCGGCAACCGCAAAGACCTGTCGAAGATCGACCGCAACCGTCTCATGGACGAGTTGATGGACGAGATCTTCGGCTTCGGCCCGTTGGAGAAGCTTCTCAAAGACCCGACGATCACCGATATCCTCGTCAACGACGCGAAGACGATCTATATCGAACGCCGCGGACGCTTGGAGTTGACCGACGTCGTGTTCGCCGACGACCAGCACTTGATCCGTATCATTCAGAAGATCGTCGCCAAGCTCGGTCGCCGGATCGACGAATCGAGCCCGATGGTCGATGCTCGTCTGCCCGACGGCTCCCGTGTGAACGCGGTGATCCCGCCGCTCGCGCTCGACGGCCCTGCGGTATCCATTCGTCGTTTCGGTACCGATCCGCTGAAGATCGAAGACCTGCTGCGCTACGGCTCGGTGTTGCCGGAGATGGTCGAATTCATTTCGGCCGCCATCGCCGCCCGCTGCAGCGTCCTCTTCTCCGGCGGTACCGGTGCCGGTAAGACGACCTTGCTCAACGCCTTCTCGCGATACATTCCCGAAGGGGAACGCCTCGTGACGATCGAAGACTCGGCGGAACTTATCCTGCAACATCGCCACCGCATTCGGATGGAAACCCGTCCGGCGAACACGGAAGGGATCGGTGCCGTCACGCAGCGTGATCTCGTCCGCAACAGTTTGCGTATGCGGCCCGATCGCATCATCGTCGGCGAAGTCCGCGGTCCCGAAGTTTGGGACATGCTCCAAGCCATGAACACGGGCCACGAAGGCTCGATGACCACGATCCACGCCAACACGGCGCGCGACGCGCTCGCTCGTCTCGAAATGATGGTCGCGATGACCGGCGTCGAGTTGCCGATCTCCGTGATTCGCCAATACGCCGCCGCAGGCATCAACCTCGTCGTCCATGGTTCGCGCTTGAAGGGCGGGCCGCGGCGCATCATGCAGGTCTCGGAAATCGTCGGCATCAAAGATGGACAGTACGTGCTGGAAGATATCTTCGGCTTCGAGCAAACCGGAGTCGATGCCGAAGGAACCGCCGTCGGCGAATTCTTCGCGACCGGCTACAAGCCGAAATGTCTCACCCGCATGCGAGCGGCCGGCGTCTCCTTGAACGACAGCCTGTTCCTGCCTCGCCGCTGGAAGCAATAG
- a CDS encoding type II secretion system F family protein, which yields MDTTLLLYFALLVVLIGAAVYLIVRDMNAAAEKSAADEPEKVTLSTLPFAGDPKTPNGMSDAIDQKFNDLIYQSGIEIAPEAAFLAMVLSGLVFGGAVLMWRDDIAVACVGFVFGFVLPYAYFVNRRNQRIKDIREQLPNSMESMARAVRAGETLDQAVELTASSTPEPLGVEWRRTSRHLEMGLSVPAAMKSMTKRAPLMELRILSTALNVQRRTGGNLSQTLERLSNVIRDRLSYQRQFQAATGSSRMATILIALAGPLVFTYMIIFQPDYMGQFFNLPGGWTLLSIAVVLQVIGLIWVTALLRNKY from the coding sequence ATGGATACCACGCTGCTCCTTTATTTCGCGTTGCTCGTCGTGCTCATCGGCGCGGCGGTTTACCTGATCGTGCGCGACATGAACGCCGCAGCCGAGAAGAGCGCCGCGGATGAGCCCGAGAAGGTGACGTTGTCGACGTTGCCGTTTGCCGGCGATCCGAAAACGCCTAACGGCATGAGCGACGCGATCGATCAAAAGTTCAACGACTTGATCTACCAAAGCGGAATCGAAATCGCTCCCGAAGCGGCGTTCCTCGCGATGGTGCTCTCCGGGCTCGTCTTCGGCGGGGCCGTGTTGATGTGGCGCGACGATATCGCCGTCGCTTGCGTCGGCTTCGTCTTCGGGTTCGTGCTCCCTTACGCCTACTTCGTGAATCGCCGCAATCAACGGATCAAAGACATTCGCGAGCAATTGCCGAACTCGATGGAATCGATGGCCCGGGCCGTTCGCGCCGGCGAAACTCTCGACCAAGCGGTCGAGCTCACGGCTTCGTCGACGCCCGAACCGCTCGGCGTCGAATGGCGCCGCACGTCGCGACATTTGGAAATGGGGCTCTCCGTTCCGGCGGCGATGAAATCGATGACGAAGCGGGCTCCACTCATGGAGCTTCGCATTCTCAGTACGGCGCTCAACGTCCAACGCCGCACCGGCGGCAACTTGTCGCAGACGCTCGAACGACTCTCGAACGTGATCCGCGACCGGCTTAGCTACCAACGCCAATTCCAAGCCGCAACCGGTTCGAGCCGCATGGCGACGATCCTCATCGCGCTCGCCGGGCCGCTCGTCTTCACATACATGATCATCTTCCAGCCCGACTACATGGGCCAGTTCTTCAACCTGCCCGGCGGTTGGACGCTGCTCAGCATCGCCGTCGTCTTGCAAGTGATCGGCTTGATCTGGGTCACGGCGTTGTTAAGAAACAAATACTAA
- a CDS encoding type II secretion system F family protein, whose translation MNLNLITIAAFVIFTAGVFLIRSLVLSWRGTFASQLSGEAGQAYVASEPVFGDLTGPLAAQLPLLGSTENSLDRDLRRAGYYKPSARSEFLALRNVLSIMCVLFTAVTAVMIGPERSDLLAQILVWGFAAAALAYVLPWLFLKGQVRRRLDLIRRGLPDAFDMLTMCLSGGLGINDSLANVSREIYAAHPDLGTELEIVRRQAEMGSLGDAFRQFADRIDIQETAALKGLIQQTERLGSNVVQAVRDFADDIRTRQRQTADERASKAGIKLLFPLVLCLAPATLIILWGPALLELRNFFRTFNAGS comes from the coding sequence ATGAATCTCAATCTCATTACCATCGCGGCCTTCGTGATCTTCACGGCCGGCGTGTTTCTCATTCGCTCTTTGGTGCTGAGCTGGCGCGGTACGTTTGCCTCGCAACTCTCCGGAGAAGCAGGCCAAGCCTACGTGGCGAGCGAGCCGGTCTTCGGCGATCTCACCGGGCCGTTGGCTGCGCAGTTGCCGCTACTCGGTTCGACGGAGAATTCTCTCGACCGCGACTTGCGACGGGCGGGCTACTACAAGCCGTCGGCTCGGTCGGAATTTCTTGCCTTGCGCAACGTCCTTTCGATCATGTGCGTCCTCTTTACCGCAGTGACGGCGGTGATGATCGGCCCGGAACGAAGCGACTTGCTGGCGCAGATTCTCGTCTGGGGTTTCGCCGCCGCCGCTTTGGCTTACGTCTTGCCGTGGTTGTTTTTGAAAGGCCAAGTCCGTCGTCGCCTCGACCTGATTCGGCGCGGCTTGCCGGACGCGTTCGACATGCTCACGATGTGCCTCTCCGGCGGCCTCGGCATCAACGACTCGCTCGCCAACGTCAGCCGCGAAATCTATGCGGCGCATCCCGACCTCGGCACCGAACTGGAGATCGTCCGTCGTCAGGCCGAGATGGGTTCGCTCGGCGACGCTTTCCGTCAGTTCGCCGACCGGATCGACATTCAGGAAACGGCCGCTCTTAAGGGCCTCATCCAACAAACCGAACGACTCGGCTCGAACGTCGTGCAAGCCGTGCGCGACTTCGCCGACGACATCCGCACCCGACAACGACAAACGGCCGACGAACGAGCGAGCAAGGCGGGCATCAAGCTCCTGTTCCCGCTCGTCCTCTGCCTCGCGCCGGCGACGTTGATCATCCTCTGGGGTCCGGCTCTGCTCGAACTGCGCAACTTCTTCCGCACGTTCAACGCAGGCAGCTAA